A window of Streptomyces sp. NBC_01224 genomic DNA:
GCCCCGCGGAAGTACTTGCTGGTGACGATGTTGACCGCGTTCACCGACCAGAAGTCGGGGAACTCGACGCCACGCTGCTCGAAGTTGATCGAGCCGTCGCGCCAGTTGGTCATGACGACGTCACGGCGCTCCCACGCCACCTCGTCGTACGGATGCACGCCGGGGGTGGTGTGGATGCGCTCGATGCGCAGACCCTTGCTCGACTTGGATCCCTTGGCTCGGGAACCTCGTGCCGGGCCGCTCGCCGTCTCTGTCATGCCGCCTCCCATATGTGGGCAAAAACGCCCTGAAGTGCCCAGAACTTCCCGGGGCACAGTCTGTCTCTAATGCTTCGGGTGCCACGCACAGCACCCGGAGCGGGTCTATATACAGCCGCCCTGCCGCCGATCCACGGACCTGTGCCGATCGGCCGGTGTCGCTCAGTCGGCGGCGACGGCGGGAACGGGGACCTCAAGGGTCTCGCCCCTCCCGCGCTCCTCCACGGGAGGCCGCCGTTCGCGGAGTTCCGCGATGGCGGCCTCGAAGTCTTCAAGTGTGTCGAACGCCCGGTACACGGACGCGAAACGCAGGTACGCGACGAGGTCGAGTTCCTGCAGGGGGCCGAGGATCGCCAGACCCACGTCATGGGTGGTCAGCTCGGCACTGCCGGTGGCACGCACCGCCTCCTCGACCCGCTGGCCGAGCTTGGCGAGGGCGTCCTCGGTGACCGGCCGCCCCTGGCATGCCTTGCGCACGCCGGAGATGACCTTGGTACGGCTGAAGGGTTCGGTCACACCGCTGCGCTTCACCACCATCAGCGAGCAGGTCTCCACCGTCGTGAAACGGCGGGAGCAGCCGGGGCACTGACGGCGACGGCGGATCGACGTGCCGTCATCGGTGGTGCGACTGTCGACGACGCGGCTGTCGGGGTGCCTGCAGAAGGGGCAGTGCATGGCTCCCAACCCTCCTTCACAGCACGACTGAATAGCCTCTTCAGGGCCCGCCAGGGCCCCTCGAAGCAGTCACAAGCATAGGCGATGGCCGCACCCCCGACGGACCGGGGACCACAACTTCTGGGCGGCTGGAACAATCCAACCACTAGATCTTGGGTTTGGCCGCTCATTCAGCCCTAGCGCGTGTCGCCCATCACGGGCGGACGGCAGGCAGCGTACGGCCGAGCACGAGGTTACGGGAACCGCGCGGCTGCCAGGATTGCGGGGCTCCTGCTGTCAGACTCGGACAACGACGCAGAGGCCACCCCGCATGGCGACGCCGCGCCGGCGAACGCTACCGTAATAGTCCGAATTGCCGGTCGGTCCACGAGGCCGACCCAAGCAGGGTCCCGGTCGCTCCAGTCATTGCACATACACCCAGCAGTGAATACACGGCAGACTTTTATTCGTTTTTCACTCGAACGTGTGTTTGGCGCAACCTTTCGAAAGCTACTACCGTTGTCCAGCTAGGGAGACCATTCGAGAGGGGCCGACGTGACCACCACCGCAGACAGTGCCACCATCACTGCCCAGGACCGCTCCCAGAGCCGACTCGAGCCGGTGCATGCCATGAATGACTCAGTCACGAACACGGAGGGGCCAGAGCCCGTGCGCCCGGCGCGCTCGTTGCCCGGCCGACCTCCAGGTATCCGGGCGGACAGCTCGGGGCTCACGGACCGGCAGCGGCGAGTGATCGAGGTGATCCGGGACTCCGTGCAGCGGCGTGGCTACCCGCCCTCGATGCGGGAGATCGGTCAGGCGGTGGGCCTGTCCAGCACGTCCTCCGTCGCCCATCAGCTGATGGCCCTGGAGCGCAAGGGTTTCCTGCGTCGCGACCCACATCGCCCGCGGGCGTACGAGGTCCGCGGTTCGGACCAGCCCAGCTCGCAGCCCACCGATACAACGGGAAAGCCCGCGGCGTCGTATGTGCCGCTGGTCGGCCGGATCGCAGCCGGTGGCCCGATCCTCGCCGAGGAATCGGTCGAGGACGTCTTCCCGCTCCCCCGCCAGCTGGTCGGTGACGGAGAGCTGTTCGTCCTCAAGGTCGTCGGTGACTCGATGATCGAGGCGGCGATCTGTGACGGCGACTGGGTCACTGTGCGCCGCCAGCCGGTCGCGGAGAACGGCGACATCGTGGCAGCCATGCTGGACGGCGAGGCCACGGTCAAGCGCTTCAAGCGGGAGGACGGCCATGTGTGGCTGCTCCCGCACAACTCCGCGTACCAGCCGATCCCGGGCGACGAAGCGACAATTCTCGGCAAGGTGGTGGCGGTGCTGCGGCGGGTGTGAAGACTCGCCGGTTCCGACCGGGCCCCGGGATCCACTGCGCCGATCCCGGGGCCCTGCATGTGCCACCGGGCACCCGGGGCTTGCTACTGGTCGTTGGCCTTGGCTGCCGCGTCGATAGCCGCGAGTGAGCGGCGCGCCTGGTTGCGGTCGGTGGTGTACCAGAAATCGGGCAGCGAGGCGCGCAGATAGCTGCCGTACCGGGCGTTGGCCAGCCGCGGATCGAGCACCGCGACCACTCCCTTGTCGCCCGTGGCCCGTACGAGCCGGCCGGCGCCCTGAGCCATCAGCAGCGCGGCATGCGTCGCCGCGACGGCCATGAATCCATTGCCTCCAGCCTCCTCAACCGCCTTCTGGCGTGCGCTCATCAGCGGGTCGTCGGGACGTGGGAACGGAATCCTGTCCATGACCACCAGCTGGCAGCTGGCCCCGGGCACATCCACGCCCTGCCAGAGCGACAGCGTGCCGAAGAGGCAGGTCTCGGGATCGGCTGCGAAGTTCTTGATCAGCTCTCCGAGGGTCTCCTCGCCCTGCAGCAGGATCGGCTTGCCGACTCGGCCGCGCATTTCCTCGGCGGCGGCCTGGGCCGCCCGCATGGACGAGAACAGACCGAGGGTGCGCCCGCCCGCCGCCTCCACCAGTTCGGCGAGTTCATCCAGCATGTCGGTGCGAGAACCCTCCCGACCGGGCGTGGCCAGATGCCTGGCGACGTACAGGATTCCCTGCTTCGGGTAGTCGAACGGCGACCCGACGTCGAGTCCCTTCCACTGCGGAATGTCGTCGCCCGCAGTGCCTTCGGGAGCGAGTCCGAGCGACGCCCCCACCCCGTTGAAATCCCCACCGAGCTTGAGCGTGGCCGAGGTGAGGACGACGGACCGCTCGGCGAAGAGCTTCTCGCGCAGAAGTCCGGATACGGAGAGCGGGGCGACCCGCACTGAGGCGCCGAAACGGTCATGACGCTCGTACCAGACGACGTCGTACTCCGAGCCTTGGGTGATGCGCTCGGCGACGCCGTGAATCGTCTCCACCGATGCGAGTGCCTGCTTGCGGACGGCGTCCTCGTCCTGGACGGACTTGTCCCGGGTGGCGCCCAGGGCCGAGATCACCGTACGCGCGGCGTCACGAAGCGCCAGCAGCGCGTATCCGAGGTCCTCGGGGACCTCTTCCAGGCGACCGGGGAGCGCCAGCTCCATCACTCGCTCGAAGCCCTCCGACGCGGTCTGCAGGGCGTCAGCCGCCTTCTCGTTGACCAGCTTCGCCGCTCGGCGCACCGCGCGGTTGACCTGGCCGGGGGTGAGCTCGCCGGTGGCCACTCCGGTGACCCTGGAGACCAGCTCATGGGCCTCGTCGACGATCAGTACCTCATGCTGCGGAAGCACAGGGGCGCCCTCGATGGCATCGATGGCGAGGAGGGCGTGATTGGTGACGACGACATCGGCGAGCTTGGCACGCTCACGGGCCTGCTCCGCGAAACACTCCGCGCCGTACGCGCACTTGCTGGCGCCCAGGCATTCGCGGGAGGAGACCGAGACCTGCGCCCAGGCACGGTCGGATACGCCCGGGGTGAGGTCGTCGCGATCGCCGGTCTCGGTCTCGTCCGACCAGTCCCGCAGCCGCAGCAGATCCTGGCCGAGCTTGCTCGACGGGGCCGCTGCCTCGAACTGATCGAAGAGCCCCTCCTCCTCGTCCTGGGGCACTCCTTCATGGAGCCGGTGCAGGCAGAGATAGTTCGAGCGGCCCTTCAGCATGGCGAACTGGGGACGGCGGCGCAGCAACGGATGCAGGGCGTCGACCGTGCGCGGGAGGTCGCGCTCCACGAGCTGGCGCTGCAGTGCCAGGGTCGCCGTCGCCACCACGACGCGCTCCCCGTGCGCGAGTGCGGGCACCAGGTAGCCGAGGGATTTACCCGTGCCGGTGCCGGCCTGGACGAGCAGATGGGCATTGTCGTCGACAGCCTCGGCAACGGCCTCGGCCATGGCGGCCTGGCCGGGCCGTTCCGTACCGCCGACGGCGGTCACTGCGGCGTGGAGGAGCTCGGGGAGGGATGGCTTTGTCATAGCCCGACCAGCCTACGGGGCACCACTGACAACGGCGATCACTCCCGGACTCAGACGGAGGGGTGGAGCGGGTTGGGCACGGTCCCGTGGATGGCGGCGTGCGGGCGCCGGGGGCGGTCCCGGTAGCCGTCCACGTGCAGGCGGTTGCGGTTCAGACAGAGACGTTCGATGCGGGGCGTCAGCATGTCGAACATCTCAAATCGCTCCTTGAGCTCGGGGAAGCGGGCGTGGTGCCGCAGAATCTCGGCCCGCACGAGTGACCAGAAATCGGCCTCCGGAACTCCCAGCTGTTCCTCGCACAGTGGGGACAGGAAGCGAAAGACACCGATGAAAAGTCCGGCGTGGATGAACTGGGTGAGGAAGGAGGGCTCCTCGGTGAGCAGGATGCGGCGTACGTCCTGTGGCATCGACTCATGCTCCGGCAGCGGCTGGGCGCTGATGTTCACATCGTCCACGAAGTCCTTGATCGCCAGGCGTACCGGTACGTCCTGGTTGTCGAAGACGACGATGGCGTTCTCGCCGTGCGGGGAGAACACGGTGCCGTAGCGGTAGAGGAAGTGCAGCAGCGGCGGGAGCAGCGCGGAGAAGAGCCGGGTCAGCCAGGTGGTGGGCGTGAGCCCCGAGCGGGCGACGAGCTCGGCCGTGAAGGCGCGGCCCCGTGGATCTGTGTGGAGCAGCGAGGCGAGGGTCCGGGCCCGTTCGCCCGGCGCGAGCCGGGGCTGGAGGGGTTCTCGCCAGATCGCGCCGAGGATTTCCTTGAACTGGTACGGGGTTTCCGGGAGGTGGTCGTAGAGCGGATGCTCGACGGTCACGGAGGCCACCTCGCCGAGCAGGATGACCTGGCAGGTGTCGCGCAGAAAGGCGTCCCGGTCGCGCAGGCCCTGGACCCAGGTGGTGACGGCGGGGGCCGCGAGGGTGCGTTCGGTGGGCAGTCCTCGCCAGACCAGCGTGTTGAGGATCGACAGGGGCAGTTTGACGGTGTGCCGGTCGGGGCGGGCCACGTTGGTGAACGTGCGAATGGACTGCTGAGGCAGCCGGAGATCGGCGTCGGAGTGGAGCGGAACGATGTCGCCTGCGGCGATGGCCGGGGCGAAGACCGGAACGATCCATTCGTCCCACTGCCAGGGGTGCACGGGAAGACACAGATAGCTGCCGGGATCGAGGCCGCGGGCGCGGAGCACGGCGGCGAAGGAGTCGCGGACCGACGGGTCGAGTTCCTGCACGTACAGCTGCTCGGGGGTGGCCAGGCCGGTCACTCCGCGGTAGGTGGCGATCCTGGTGGAGACGGCGATCCACGGCAGCCTGACCGGCGTGCGGGCCTCCGGTGTGTAACGGGAGGCGTCGGTGGCGGAGAAGCCGAGGCGTCCCTTGTTGGCGACGAGCCAGGGGTGTCCTGTCTGGTGCCCTTCCAGCTCGGCGTAGTCGAGATCGGCCAGCCGGTCGACGGGGAGCGCGGTGTGGTCGAGCCGGGCGTCGGCGGCGAGGGTGGTGGTGATCTCGCGGATGAGGTGGCCGAGGGTGGCGCCGTCGATCCCGAGGGTGTGGCGGGCGCGGGCGAGGAACTGCAGCGGGTCGCGGAAGGGGACGGTGTCGGAGTTCCGGTCCCGCAGTGGCTCGGCAGGCGCGCCCCGGCCGCTGTCCCGCGTCGAGTCCGTCGGCGACTCCCGGGCGCTCCCGCACGTCTCCAGAACCGAATCGGGGGCGATGTGCCAACTGCCGTACACGCCCCGCCGGGCGCTGAAGCTCAGGGTTCCACCGTCATCGAGCCCGAGGGTGTACGTATCGCCCCCGTCGTCCTGCCGGACCGGCGCGATGACTTCCTCGTAGGCGAATTGACCGAGCATCTTCGCGAGCAGTCGGGCAGCGGCTCCGTCCCAGACCGTCCGGTCCAGTTCTGGCGTGCTGAGCAGGTCGGCAGACTCCGCTGAATCATGGCTCGCAGGATATTTCGGCACGGGGACTCCTCGGGATGAAACCGATGGGGTTCGAGCGGTGTA
This region includes:
- the lexA gene encoding transcriptional repressor LexA codes for the protein MTTTADSATITAQDRSQSRLEPVHAMNDSVTNTEGPEPVRPARSLPGRPPGIRADSSGLTDRQRRVIEVIRDSVQRRGYPPSMREIGQAVGLSSTSSVAHQLMALERKGFLRRDPHRPRAYEVRGSDQPSSQPTDTTGKPAASYVPLVGRIAAGGPILAEESVEDVFPLPRQLVGDGELFVLKVVGDSMIEAAICDGDWVTVRRQPVAENGDIVAAMLDGEATVKRFKREDGHVWLLPHNSAYQPIPGDEATILGKVVAVLRRV
- a CDS encoding IucA/IucC family protein, with translation MPKYPASHDSAESADLLSTPELDRTVWDGAAARLLAKMLGQFAYEEVIAPVRQDDGGDTYTLGLDDGGTLSFSARRGVYGSWHIAPDSVLETCGSARESPTDSTRDSGRGAPAEPLRDRNSDTVPFRDPLQFLARARHTLGIDGATLGHLIREITTTLAADARLDHTALPVDRLADLDYAELEGHQTGHPWLVANKGRLGFSATDASRYTPEARTPVRLPWIAVSTRIATYRGVTGLATPEQLYVQELDPSVRDSFAAVLRARGLDPGSYLCLPVHPWQWDEWIVPVFAPAIAAGDIVPLHSDADLRLPQQSIRTFTNVARPDRHTVKLPLSILNTLVWRGLPTERTLAAPAVTTWVQGLRDRDAFLRDTCQVILLGEVASVTVEHPLYDHLPETPYQFKEILGAIWREPLQPRLAPGERARTLASLLHTDPRGRAFTAELVARSGLTPTTWLTRLFSALLPPLLHFLYRYGTVFSPHGENAIVVFDNQDVPVRLAIKDFVDDVNISAQPLPEHESMPQDVRRILLTEEPSFLTQFIHAGLFIGVFRFLSPLCEEQLGVPEADFWSLVRAEILRHHARFPELKERFEMFDMLTPRIERLCLNRNRLHVDGYRDRPRRPHAAIHGTVPNPLHPSV
- the nrdR gene encoding transcriptional regulator NrdR, with amino-acid sequence MHCPFCRHPDSRVVDSRTTDDGTSIRRRRQCPGCSRRFTTVETCSLMVVKRSGVTEPFSRTKVISGVRKACQGRPVTEDALAKLGQRVEEAVRATGSAELTTHDVGLAILGPLQELDLVAYLRFASVYRAFDTLEDFEAAIAELRERRPPVEERGRGETLEVPVPAVAAD
- a CDS encoding ATP-dependent DNA helicase encodes the protein MTKPSLPELLHAAVTAVGGTERPGQAAMAEAVAEAVDDNAHLLVQAGTGTGKSLGYLVPALAHGERVVVATATLALQRQLVERDLPRTVDALHPLLRRRPQFAMLKGRSNYLCLHRLHEGVPQDEEEGLFDQFEAAAPSSKLGQDLLRLRDWSDETETGDRDDLTPGVSDRAWAQVSVSSRECLGASKCAYGAECFAEQARERAKLADVVVTNHALLAIDAIEGAPVLPQHEVLIVDEAHELVSRVTGVATGELTPGQVNRAVRRAAKLVNEKAADALQTASEGFERVMELALPGRLEEVPEDLGYALLALRDAARTVISALGATRDKSVQDEDAVRKQALASVETIHGVAERITQGSEYDVVWYERHDRFGASVRVAPLSVSGLLREKLFAERSVVLTSATLKLGGDFNGVGASLGLAPEGTAGDDIPQWKGLDVGSPFDYPKQGILYVARHLATPGREGSRTDMLDELAELVEAAGGRTLGLFSSMRAAQAAAEEMRGRVGKPILLQGEETLGELIKNFAADPETCLFGTLSLWQGVDVPGASCQLVVMDRIPFPRPDDPLMSARQKAVEEAGGNGFMAVAATHAALLMAQGAGRLVRATGDKGVVAVLDPRLANARYGSYLRASLPDFWYTTDRNQARRSLAAIDAAAKANDQ